Proteins encoded together in one Telopea speciosissima isolate NSW1024214 ecotype Mountain lineage chromosome 4, Tspe_v1, whole genome shotgun sequence window:
- the LOC122659972 gene encoding caltractin-like — protein MASLYRGQSRREKPKGRHHGLTQQKRQEIKEAFELFDTDGSGTIDAKELNVAMRSLGFEMTDEQINQMIADVDKDGSGAIDFDEFVHMMNAKIGERDTKEELMKAFRIIDQDNNGKISASDIQRIAKDLGEKFSDREIQNMIDEADLDRDGEINADEFIRVMGKTSYGF, from the exons GCAAGCCTTTACAGGGGGCAATCTAGGAGGGAGAAACCTAAAGGGCGCCATCATGGTTTAACTCAACAGAAGAGGCAAGAGATAAAGGAAGCATTTGAGCTATTTGATACTGATGGCTCAG GTACCATTGACGCCAAAGAGTTGAATGTTGCAATGAG ATCCTTGGGATTTGAGATGACAGATGAG CAAATCAATCAAATGATTGCAGATGTCGACAAGGATGGCAGTGGTgcaattgattttgatgaatttgTGCACATGATGAATGCCAAGATTGGAGAAAGGGATACCAAGGAGGAGCTCATGAAAGCTTTTCGCATAATTGACCAAGATAATAAT GGAAAGATATCTGCTAGTGATATTCAGCGTATTGCAAAGGATTTGGGTGAGAAGTTTAGCGACAGAGAGATTCAAAATATGATTGATGAAGCAGACCTTGATC GTGATGGTGAAATCAATGCTGATGAGTTCATCAGGGTGATGGGGAAAACTTCATATGGGTTTTAA